CTGTGGCCGAAGCGCTGGCGGGCGTTGAGCCTGCGATGCGCGACCTCGCGCTCGCGCGCATCGCGCAATCGCTCCTCGTGCTCGACGAGCAGACGCGCTCCCGCCTCGTGCAGGACGCTTTGCAGCGCACTCCCACTGGCGCCCCGATGGAGGGCATGCTGGCCGCGCTCGCCACGATGCCGCCTGCGGCGCTCGCGCGGCTCCTTCGCCTCGTCGCAGATCAGCGCGGCGGGAGCACGGACTCGCTCTTGCAGGAGATTCCACTGCCGGCCGAGGTGCTGCGCGAGGTGAGGGCGCTGTTGCAGCCAGTCCCCGAGTCTGACCCCGCACGCGGGATCCCCGCGTCCGTCGACGCCAGCGAGCTCGCGGCCGAGGCGGAAGCCGACGAGGCAGACCAGTTCACCATCGAGGCCCTCCTCCGCGAAGCGACGCCCGCGTCTGCTGCGGATCGGGCGCTGCTCACAAGCATCGAGGTCTTCGAGCGCAAGCGCGGCACCCACTCGCTGCAGGCGCTCGCCGACGCAAGCGTCGTCGCCCTGCGGACAGGCGCCGTGGACCGGCTGTCCGACGCGATCGCCCTCATCGCGCAGTCCTCGGACGCACCAGACCTGGCAGAGACCGCCTCAGCCGCGGCTCGCGCGCTCGCTGGCGAAGCGATCGCTGCGATCCCCCGGTTGGAGAGCGCGCAGCGAGAGGCGGTTCTCCGCGCTTTGGCTCGCATCTCCGAGCACGTCGTGGCGATTGCAGGCGCGGAGCTCACGGCCGGCAGCGAAGCACAGGCGCTTTCGGCCGCGCAGGTCCTGCTGGGGCTTGGCGACAAGCGGCTGGTCGGCGTGGCTGCGAGAGCTCTCGAACACCCCGCCACGCAGGTCCGGCTCGGCGTGCTGCGCGCGCTCGCAGACAGCGGCACTCCCGAAGCCGCCGAGGCGCTTGCCCGCGCCGTGCGGCATGCGGACCCTGAAACCAGGATGGCTGCCGTGCGCGAGATCGCGCGCGCGCACGTGGATGCGGCCATGCCTGCGCTCATGCGCGTGCTCGCTGAAGACGGTCCGCTCCGTAGGAACCACGAGCTGAAGCTCGAAATCCTCAGTACCATAGAACGTGCACGCCCCGCAGGCGCGCGGGAGGTGGTCGCACGCGTCGCCGCACGGAGGCCGTTTGCAAGGAAGGCCCGTCAGGTCGTGCAGCGGGCGCGCGAGGTTCTCGCGGCGCTCGATGCAGAGGGGCGAGACGAAGGGACGCGATAGACGTGACAGACGAAACGATGCCACGAGACGACCGCCTCGAGTCGAACGAGGAGATCGCTGCGCTCGCGCAGCCTGCGACCAGGACGCCGTTCGCGACCGCGAAGCGGCTCCAGCGTGCTCGCGACCTCGCACGCGCTCTTGCCGTCGCCGCGACGAACGCCTCGCTGTACCCCGAGACGCACCCCCTCGTCGAGCAGTCTCTCGATGCGCTCGTGCAGGCGGTCTCGGACGTGATGGACCTCGGGTTCGAGACGGTCACCATCAACATCTACAAGGGCACTCTGTTCATCGAGAACCACGTGATGCCTGAGGAGAGCGTGACCTACCGCAAGGTGATCGAGGACACGCTCGCGCGTGGCATTTCGGCCATCACGCTGAGCCTCGGTTTCGCGCAGCAAGACGCCCTGGCGCTCGTGTCCGTGCTGAACGACACCGACATCGCAGATGCCGAGGCGGCCGCGGTCGCGTTGGCCGCGCGAGGCGCCACGGCCGTTGCGGTGTCGGAGACGACCGACTTGGACGAGACCGCTCGCGAGGCAGAGGCGCAAGAGCACAAGACCGAGGCCCGGAGACACTACGACCGAGCGCTCGAAGCGATGCACGACGTCGAGACGAAGGCGAAGCTCGGCAAGGTGTTCGAGGTCGAGCCGCTGCAGTCGGTCGTGAGCAACTTGCTCGACATGCTGCTGAAGGATCCTGCCGCGGTCCTCGGACTCACGGCGATCAAGAGCCACGACGACTACACGCTCAACCACTCCATCAACGTATGCATCCTCTCGCTCGCGCTCGGCGCGTCCATCGGCCTGGATGCCGAGTCTCTGAAGTCGCTCGGCCTTTCTGCGCTTCTCTACGATCTCGGCAAGGTGCGGATCCCCGAGGACATCCTCGCAAAGGAAGGCCCGCTCACGGCAGACGAGTGGCAGATCGTGAAGAGCCACACCACCGAGGGCGCGGATCTGCTCAAGCGCATCCAGCTCGTCGACCAGATGCCGATGGTGGTCGCGTACGAGCATCACCTGCGCCACGACCTGCAAGGGTATCCCGAGCCGAAGGAGCCCCGCGAGCAGCATCTCTTCTCAAAAATCGTGGCGCTCTGCGACGCCTACGACGCGATGACGACGCGGCGTCCGTTCAGGCGGGAGATCCGACCCGACAAGGCGCTTGCGGTCCTCATGCAGGGCCGCAACAAGGCGTACGACCCGTCGCTCACCAAAGCGCTCGTCGCGCTGCTCGGGATCTATCCGATGGGCGCCGTCGTCCGTCTGTCAGATGGCACCATCGGCGTCGTGTTCCGCGTCAACCGCGACGACCTGCTCAGGCCGAAGGTGAAGCGCCTGATCGACGCAGACGGCCGATGGCTGGAGTTCCCCGAGGTCGTCGACTTGCGGCTCGTCTCCTCGGAGTCGGGCGGGTTCGCGCTCTCGATCGAAGAGGCGCTCCCTGCCGCCGAAGCCGGCATCGACGACGTCTGGCAGTACCTGTGATGCGTGCGTGAACGGCGCTATCACCGGCTGAGTCGCCCGTCTTAGCGGATCTCGCTTTCGAGCGCGTCGAAGTCCATCTCGCTCGGCAGGTCCATTCCGCCGAGCTCCCGCTCGATTGCATCGAGCTCGCGGATGATCGCGTCGGAGTCTCCAGGCACCGCGGTCGAGTCCTGCCCGGACGCTGCGCCATCAGTGCCGGTCTGCCCGCCGGAAGCGGTCGGCTCGACCGTCTGCGTCATCTCCGCTGCTCCGGTTGCGGGAGCTGTGCCGGAGGCCCCGCGAGACGAACGAGAACAGCCCGTAGCGCCCGCCAGAACGGCGAGCGCTACGCACAGCGTGACTGCTATGAGCGCAGAGCGGGTCCTCACTCGTCGGCGTCCTCCTTGAGGGCGAGCGCGATCTGCCGCAGCTCCCGAGCGGCCTCGCGCAGAGCGACCCTCGACTGCTTCAGCGTCAGGACCGCTTCACGCGCCTGAAGCCTCGCCTGGCGGAACGCGCCACGACGATCGGTGGCGTCCGGCACGCCGCGCATGGCCTGGATGGCGGTCTGCTCCTGCTCACGCGCTTGCTCGAGCAGCTGGCGGGACTCCTCGATCCTCGCCCTGACAGCGCTCACGTCAGCGCCCAGTGATTCGACCTTGCTCGCGAGGAGCTCCAGCCGCGTCTGCTTCTTCGAGAGGAGCGCTTCGGCTGCGCGGAAGCGCGCCTCGCGCGCCCTGATCACATTCTCGATGCGGTTGCGGAGGTTTTCTGTGACGATCGCTTGGTTGGCCTGAGCCGTGGTGCTCGAAGACCCGGCGGGGCGCATCATCTGCGGCAACGCCGACGCCACAGCCGGGCCGGCGAGAACGACGGCGGCGACCAGCGCTACCGTCGCAAGCGTCTTTCTCGTGAAGATGGCCGACATCTTGCTCACCTCGCTTCGATTCTACACTACACCCGCTCGCCTCCGAGCGTGGCTTCTCATCTGCCACTATCATCGGCTCGGCGTGTTGCGGCACCATGAACGCACTGTTGGGAATCGGTTGAGAGCCCTCACGCCCGGGGAAGCCGCACGACGAAGCGCGCGCCGCCGAGCGGGCTGTCTGATACGGCAATGCTTCCGCCCATGAGCTCCACGAGTCGCTTGGCGATCGAAAGCCCGAGGCCGGAACCGCCACCTGACGCCCGCGCCTGGTCGAGCCGCACGAAGCGCTCGAAGATCCGTTCACGGGCATCGGCCGGAACGCCAGGGCCATCGTCGTCGACCACGAGCGACCAGGACTCCTCGTCGGCCTGCGCGCTCACGCGCACCGTGCCGGTCGGACCCGCGTACTTCAGCGCGTTGTCCACAAGGACGCTCGCCACCTGCAGCAGGCGCTCAGCGTCTGCGTTCGGGCGTGCGCCGCCTGGATCGAGCGCATCGATAGCCAACCTGTCGCCTGCCGTCGTGAACCGCACGCGGAGGGCATCAGCAAGCGCCCGCGGGTCGACGGGCGTGCGCGCGACCTCGACACGCCCCGCGTCCAGATCTGAGAGCGCGAGCAGGGTCGAGGAGATGTCCGCTAGCCGTCGCGCTTCGCTTTCGATCACGCGTGCAAACCGCACCACGGTGTCTACGTCGCTCGCAGTGCCGTCAGCGATCGCGTGCGCGTAGCCTGCGATCGAGGCGACGGGCGTCCTTATCTCGTGCGACACGTCGCTCACGAACGACTTCTGAGCCTCGTAGACCGCTGCCACACGCCTCGACATGTCGTTGAACGACTGCGCGAGTGCTGCGACCTCCTCGTCGCCTTCGACCGGCACTTCGGCGCCCCACTGCCCCGCCGCTATGCCCTCGGCCCCGGCCTTGAGCCGCGCGAGCGGCGCGGCAACCCGCTGCGCGATGGTACCGCCCGCAAACCACGCGACGGCGAGAGCCAGCAGCATGCAGGCAGCCAGCACAGCCACGAGCGTCGACCTCGTCTTCTGCACGTCACGGACCGTCTGGGCACCAACGAGGTACCCCCCGCTCCGGATCGGCGCAGCCACCAGCAAGAGCCGCTCGCCGCTCGCCACGTCGCGCACCGCGACACGCACGCCCTGCGCGTCGGGGCGCGAGAACACGGACAGGTCGATCGACTGCGGGCCCTCTCCTGGCTCGAACGTGGAGAACATCACACGGCCGTCGGCGTCCACCACTATGAGCCGAGCGCCGATCAGCCCTGCTTGCACACGCAGGAGCCGGGCACGCAACCCAGCGTCGCCGGAGCCCTCGATGGGACCACCGGCGCTCAGACCGCTCGCGAGCGCCGCGACCTGCCTGCCGAGCTCTGCCGTACGCCTCGCCATGGCCTGCGTCGACCAGACCGCGTAGAAGGCGACCGACGCAACGAACACCGACAAGGCGGCAACGACGACTGTCGCGCCGCGAACACGCGCTGCCAAGGGGTGCCGCCTCATCCCCGCTCCGACCGCGCTCACCTGGCGTCCCTCTTGAAGCGGTAGCCGACGCCGCGGATCGTCTCGATGAACCGCGGCTCCGCCGCGTCATCGCCAATCTTCTCGCGGATGTGCCGGATGTGGACGTCGACGCCCCTCTCGTCGACGAAGTCCGAGAAGCCCCACGCGGCGTCGAGGATCTGCTGTCGGCTCAAGACGACTCCTGGCTGCCTCATCAGCGCATGCAGGATGGCGAATTCCCGAGCAGTGAGCGTGACTGAGGATCCGTCGACGCTGACCTCGTGGGCCGCCGGATCCAGGACGAGACCGCCCGCGCGAAGCACGCCGCCTTCCGCGTCGGGCGACCCTCGATAGCGACGCACGGCCGCTCGGGCCCTGGCCACGAGCTCCGGCGGCGAGAACGGCTTCGTGACATAGTCGTCGGCCCCTGCCTCCAGCAACGCCACCTTCTCCGACTCGATGTCGCGCGCCGTGAGCATGATGACGGGGACGTCCGACGCCTCACGGATGCTTCGGCACACCTCAGCACCGTCCGCACCGGGCAGCATGACGTCCAGGATCACGACGTCGTACGGCGACTGCCGGGCCATCTCTATAGCGATGCGTCCGTCATCTGCCTCGTCGACATCGAAGCCTGCGGCCACGAGGTACATCGCGACGAGGTCCCTGATGTTGCGTTCATCGTCGACGACCAGCGCCCGCGCCATCGTGCTCCTCCTGTCTCGCGCACTTCTCAGTGTATAACGAGCACGCCGTTCGCAACGATTCGCGGGAGCCTCAGGTCAGCCCCTTAGGACACCGGGTCGCCGAAGTAGCGCCAGTACAGCATCCAGAAGGACGTGTTCCCGTGCAGGTGAGGCGTGTAGCGGTACAGAGAGTAGGTCGAGGCGTTGGTCGGGAAGACCGGGCTTCCGTCGATCACGAGCCGCACGCCCGGATACCAACCGTCGGCGTTGCGGTCGAGCGCGCGCGCTCCGTACCAGATCTGGTTCCCGAAGCCCTGGTACTGTGTGAGGGTCGAGCTGTCGGTCTTGCCGCACCCCATCGCCCAGTCGTACGCGTACTGAGAGGGGCTGCGGTCCTCAAGCAAGGACTGCTCCTTTTGCAGAGTCGCCAGGATCACCTTCGGAGAGACGTTCCAGTAGACTGCCGCATCGACGATCATCTCCGCTGCCGTCTTGTCGCGACCTGCGTAGTCAGGCCCACGGTAGGTCGCGAGCGTGCTCGAGAGACTCTCGAGGAACGCCTGCACGTCCGAAACGCTCATACACGCCGCGTCTCTGAAGTTCGCGTCCGATATGATCGTGTCCGGTGCGAAGTCCCTTCCAGGCGTCCCCCCTTTCGCTGCCTCTGCCGCCTTGCGGCGCATGAGCTCGGCGATATCTTCGCCAAGCGCCGTCGCACGGGCCTGCTGATTTTGAATCGCCTGCTCGATGGCCTTGCGACTCGCCTCTGCCTCCACGCGCATCTGCTCGAGCCGGGCGACGCGGTCTTCGTAGTCGCGCTGCTCGAACGCACGCTGGCGCTTCGCAACGGTCAGATCCTCCACGACCCGCGTGTCGTATCGCGTGACGAAGAAAAGGTAGTCGATACGCTTGAACAGATCCGGAACAGAATCTGCGCTGAGCAGCACCTCGAGATAGTCGACCTTCCCTGACCGGTACAGCTCGGCAGCACGTGCCGTGAACGCCGTCCGCGCCCGCTCCAGGTCGGCCTCGGCCTGGGCGACTCGCTCCTGCGCATCCGCCACGTCTTGGCGCGCCCGGTCGATCCGCGCCACCAAGTCGAGGTACTCCGAGATCTGCTGCTCGAGCTGCGCCTGCAAGCGAGCGACGTCTGCGAGCGCGGCCTGCCGCTCGGCTTCCTTCTGCTGGATCTCGGCGTCAACTGGAGACGCGGAAGCAGGCGTCGCGGGCACGGCCGCCACGGCCACGACGACGAGCAGGCAGAAAACGAACGCACGTATGCGGCGATTGGTCATGTGACGCTCCGGTCACTCTCTGGTGCTCGATGCGCCACACAAGGATAGCAGCCTTGTCTGGCAGCAGCGAGGGCGCGCAAGCATCGCCGGATCGGCCGTCTAGCTCCTCAGCAGTTCGGTGCCGTCTTCTTCGCTTTCGAAGGGACTCTCGATTTCAGGCAGCTGGACGCGGAACGTCGAGCCGCGTCCTGGCTCGCTCTCAACCACCACCGCGCCGCCGAGCAGCTCGGCCACGCCCTTCACGACCGAGAGACCGACACCGGCGCCCAGGGGCTTGGCCGCGCCCCTTCGCGCGACTTGATAGAACTCCTCGAAGATGAGGCCCCGTTCCTCTGCCGGGATCCCTGGCCCCGTATCAGACACGCTCAACTCGACGCCGTCGCTGTCGTGGACGAACAGGACGCGGACCTCCCCGGACTCCGTGAACTTGACGGCGTTCCCGACGAGGTTGTGGAGGATCTGCACGATGCGCCGCTTGTCGCTGCGCACCGCCGGTTCGCCCTGGACAGACCACGCGAGAGCGAGCCCCTTGTCTTCGGCTTGCATCTTGAGCCCGCTCAGCGCCTCATCGAGCATCTCGCGGGCGTCGAACTCGGCGATGTCCACGTGCGCCTGGCCCGCCCGCAGCAGCGAAAGGTCGAGCACGTCGTTCACGAGCGTGAGCAGCTGTTCTCCGGATGCCCGGATGAAGCCCACCTGCCGTTTCTGCTCGTCGTCCAAGTCGCCGGCGAGCCCGCTCAAGAGGAGCTCAGAGAACCCGAGAACCGAGTTCAGCGGCGTGCGGAGCTCATGGCTCATGGCGCGCAGGAAGTCGTCTCGCATCGCCACGGCTTCCTCGAGCGCAGCGTTCGCCGCACGCAGCTCTTCGAGCGGGCGCTCCACGTCTCGGGTACGCTCTGCGACGCGCCGTTCGAGCTCCGCGTTGTGGCGCTTCAGCGATTGCTCTGCCTTCTTGCGGTAGGTGATGTCCGTGACGACCGTGACGAACTGCCCCGGTTGCGGGGAGTACGCCGTTACCTCGAACCAACGCCCCAGCGCAGATGCGTGATCTTCGAAGCGCTGCGCAACGCCCGTGAGGGCCACCTCGCCATACCGGTCGATCCACGCCTGTTCCACGCCGGGCAGGACCTCGCGCACCGTCTTGCCGACGATGTCTCGCTTCCTCAGGCCCAGAATCGACTCGAATGCCGGGTTCACGTCGAGGAACCGGTAGTCCACGGGCCGTCCGGCGTCGTCAAGGACGATCTCGTGAAGCGCAACGCCTTCGGTCATGCTCTCGATGAGGAGCGCGTTGCGGCGGGCGGCGTCGAGAAGCTCCGCCGTGGCCGCTTCGGCCGCCTTGCGCTCCCGGATGTCTCGGACGACGGCCGCGACGTGTGCCCGTCCGTCGAACCTCACGGGTGAGAGCACGACCTCGACGGGGATCTCCTCGCCAGATTTCGCGCGCGCCGCGAGCTCGAGCGCGCCTTCCTTGAACGACAGCGTCCCTTCTGCCGCAAACCGCTGGAACTGCTCCTGGACCGCCTCTTCGGGCAGCCTGGGCGCCAGCAGTCCGTGCACGTCAGCACCCAGGACCTCGTCTCGGGCGTACCCGAACAGGCGCTCGGCTGCACGGTTCCACAGCACGATCCGTCCTCTGTCGTCCAGCACCACCAGAGCATCGCCCATCGACTCGCCGATCGCCGCGACCAGGTCCTCTTGTTCCCGCGTTCGCTGACGAGCGGCACGCTCCTCGGTGACATCGCGCAGCGTCATACTCGCTGCTACCACACGGCCGTCGTCGTCGATGACCGGCGCTGCCGAGATGACGAGCGTCCTGATTCCGAGCGCAGTCAGGCACTCGCGTTCAGCGACGTGCGGCGCACCGTCAGCGAACGCCGCGCGGGAGGGGCAACCATCCCACCCGCGTTCGGGCGGCGCAGGGCTCCACAACCGCCAGCACGGAGGAGACTGCGAGAAGTCGATCTCCGGGAACCACTCGCGCACGACCTTGTTGACCGCCACGATCCGCAGGTCCGGTGCGAGGATCACCTCGGCGAACGGGACGTCGTCGAGACGGATCCGATACGAAGCCCCGTCCTCGGACGTCACGATGAATGCCGGGGCGGCCTCACGGCTGACGCCGCTCGTATCGCCACTGGTTTCTGCTGCCACGCTGATCGACCCTCTTTGCGCCAGTCGAGCGCGAGTCTCGGCCGACGGTAGAAGTCAGAGGGGACGCATTCAACGCGTCCCCCATACTCGGAGGAGTATCGGCGCGAACGAGCGCGAACTTGAGGCGATCCCGGCGGAATGGCACGAGCGCCCTGCCTCCCGCGTAACGTCGTCGCAGGCTTTCACACGCACACCGCACTTTGTGAATCGAGCCGCACGGCTCGCCTGAAGCGCCTCTGTGACGATCGACAGGAGAACGACGCAGAGAACCATGAAGGCACGGACGTTCGCACTCCTTGCACGCGGTCGGCCTGCTCGCATTCAGCGGCCTGTGCGCCGGGTGCAGCACCTCGGCTCCGCGAAACAACGCCGCTCAGGGGAGTGCACGAGAGACCCATCAGAGCGACCGCGTCATCGTTCCAGACCTCGTCGCTCTCGGGAGCGAGAGCGACTTCAGCACGGAGCTGTCGCAGAGCGGGGAAACCGCCCGGTACGGTGACGCGCGCCGCCAAGAGGTCTACACGGAGATTGCGCGCAAGGCCGGCCTCACGTTGGAGGTCGTTGTCATGAGCGAGGACGATGAAGTGTTCGCGCACGGTTCTGCAGGGTGGCCGCTCGGCCAGTACCCGGACCTGGCGCACGGTCCCCCGCGGATCGACGGTGCGGCTCGTGCTCATCTCGAGATCCGGCGAGTGACGTATGCTCGCACGAAGCGCACTGTCTACCTGGACGCAAGCGACGTGAACAAGAAGGCCGAGCCCGCTTCGGGCTCGGCCTTCTCAGCATCACTGGTGGCCAGAGACGGACTTGAACCGCCGACACGGGGATTTTCAGTCCCCTGCTCTACCAACTGAGCTACCTGGCCGTTTCGCGCCAAAGCACTATAGCCCAAGAGGACGCCGCGTTTCAAGGCGGCCGTAGCGTCTCTTACCGTGCCAACCCGGCCAGCAGCAGCGCCTCTGCCACCGTCGCGCGTTCGAGCTCTTCTCTATCGACGCTCTCGTTGGGAGCATGGATCGCGCACGAGCCGTCCTCCGGCCCCCACAGGATGATCTCTGCACCGGGCAGCGTTCGCGCGAAGGCGCTCACGAGCGGGATAGAGCCGCCTGCGCCGAGCGAGACCGGATCGCGCCCGTAGGCTTCGCGCAGCGCCTCGCGCGCCTTCGAATACGCCGGACCGCTCGTATCGGCAGCGAACCCCGGGCCTACCGCGCCTGGCGTCACGCGCACCCGCGCATTCCACGGCACCGAGCGCCTGATGTGCTCCATCAACAGCCGCTGCGCCTCGGTTGGATCGGAGCTGGGCGGGACGCGAAGGCTCACGCGCGCTCGCGCTTCGTGCACCAGAGCGTTGCGTGAGCCTTCGACCGCTGGCGCGTCGATGCCGATGACGTTGACGGACGGCTTCGCCCACAGGCGCTCACCGAGCGTTCCCGTTCCGATGAGCGAGACGCCGTCCAGCAGCCCGGCCTCACGGGCGATGCCGCCTTCGTCAGGCTCCAGGCCGTCCCATGACGTGCCGGTCAGCCCGTCGATGGCGACGTCGCCGTTCTCGTCGAGCAGCGTGTCGAGGGCCCTTATCAGCGCCATGAGCGCGTCGGGGAACGGGCCGCCGTACGAGCCTGAATGGACCGGCGCCGCGAGCGTCCGCACCTCGATGGTGCAGTCCGTCACGCCCCTGAGCGATGTCGTGAGCGTCGGCTCGCCTGCCCGCCAGTTCCCCATGTCGCCCACGACGACGACGTCTGCCGCGACGACCTCAGGATGCGCGAGGACCCACTCTTCAAGCCCGCTTCGGCCGGTCTCCTCCTCGCCCTCGACGAGCACCTTCACACCGATGCCAAGCTCACCAGCGAGCGCTTGCAGTGCGGTCGCGTGCATCACGATGCCGGCCTTGTTGTCGGCAGCGCCCCGACCGTACAGCCGACCATCGCGCTCGGTGAGCTCGAAGGGCGGCGAGAGCCACGCGCTCGCGTCTCCTTCCGGCTGCACGTCGTAGTGCGCGTACAGAAGCACCGTCGGTGCGCCGGCAGGTGCAGGAATCTCGCCGAACACAGCAGGCGGCGCGTCCGGAATCTCGAGGAACTGCACCGCGCAGCCCACGCGCTCGAGAAGCCGGGCTGTGACTCGGGCGGCCTCGAGCACCGGCGCACGGTCGTAGCCTGGAAACGCGATCGATGGGACCGCGACGAGCGCCCGCAGGTCTTCGACGGCCTGCGGCATCAGCACGCGCACGCGATCGCGGATGCGGTCGTCGACCCCCTCACGCATCGCAGCCGAGCTTCCCGCCGTCCCCGTAGTCGTGGCGCGCCATGTCGTGGATGACGATGTGCACCGCTTCCGGCTTCGTGTCCACGGTCTCGACGATCGCCTGGGTGACGCGCTTGACGAGCTCGCGCTTCTGCTCGACGGTCCTGCCTTCGTACATGTGGATGTGGACGATCGGCATCTCTACCTCCTCGCGCTGGAAACGCCCAGAGTGTACCGCAGCACCGCGACGAGCGCGCGGACATGCGCTAGATTGGTGCAAGGAGGTCGACATGGACGAACGATTCGCATGGGACCCTGCGCTCGAAACGGGTGTAGAGCAGGTCGATCGGCAGCACAGGCGGCTGTTCAAGCTTGCCTCGACGCTGAGCTCGTGCTCGCTCGATGAGAACTGCGACGAGGACACCGTCACCGACGCGATCTACGGGCTCACCGAGTACGTCACCGAGCACTTCGCTGACGAAGAGACGCTGATGGAGCAAGCGTCGTACCCCGGGCTCGGACCGCACCGCAGCCGCCACGAGCAGCTCACCGCCGATACGATGCGCTACGTCGCGCGGTTCTTCAACGGCGAGCGCGTGGCAGCCGAGGAGCTCTCGGAGTTCCTGGCGGACTGGCTTGCGGCGCACATCGAGCGCGACGACAAGGCCTTCGCCGTCTGGCTTCGCGAGCGATAGCGCACGAGCGGGCCCT
The Parvivirga hydrogeniphila genome window above contains:
- a CDS encoding sensor histidine kinase, translated to MAARVRGATVVVAALSVFVASVAFYAVWSTQAMARRTAELGRQVAALASGLSAGGPIEGSGDAGLRARLLRVQAGLIGARLIVVDADGRVMFSTFEPGEGPQSIDLSVFSRPDAQGVRVAVRDVASGERLLLVAAPIRSGGYLVGAQTVRDVQKTRSTLVAVLAACMLLALAVAWFAGGTIAQRVAAPLARLKAGAEGIAAGQWGAEVPVEGDEEVAALAQSFNDMSRRVAAVYEAQKSFVSDVSHEIRTPVASIAGYAHAIADGTASDVDTVVRFARVIESEARRLADISSTLLALSDLDAGRVEVARTPVDPRALADALRVRFTTAGDRLAIDALDPGGARPNADAERLLQVASVLVDNALKYAGPTGTVRVSAQADEESWSLVVDDDGPGVPADARERIFERFVRLDQARASGGGSGLGLSIAKRLVELMGGSIAVSDSPLGGARFVVRLPRA
- a CDS encoding coiled-coil domain-containing protein, whose translation is MTNRRIRAFVFCLLVVVAVAAVPATPASASPVDAEIQQKEAERQAALADVARLQAQLEQQISEYLDLVARIDRARQDVADAQERVAQAEADLERARTAFTARAAELYRSGKVDYLEVLLSADSVPDLFKRIDYLFFVTRYDTRVVEDLTVAKRQRAFEQRDYEDRVARLEQMRVEAEASRKAIEQAIQNQQARATALGEDIAELMRRKAAEAAKGGTPGRDFAPDTIISDANFRDAACMSVSDVQAFLESLSSTLATYRGPDYAGRDKTAAEMIVDAAVYWNVSPKVILATLQKEQSLLEDRSPSQYAYDWAMGCGKTDSSTLTQYQGFGNQIWYGARALDRNADGWYPGVRLVIDGSPVFPTNASTYSLYRYTPHLHGNTSFWMLYWRYFGDPVS
- a CDS encoding sensor histidine kinase; its protein translation is MAAETSGDTSGVSREAAPAFIVTSEDGASYRIRLDDVPFAEVILAPDLRIVAVNKVVREWFPEIDFSQSPPCWRLWSPAPPERGWDGCPSRAAFADGAPHVAERECLTALGIRTLVISAAPVIDDDGRVVAASMTLRDVTEERAARQRTREQEDLVAAIGESMGDALVVLDDRGRIVLWNRAAERLFGYARDEVLGADVHGLLAPRLPEEAVQEQFQRFAAEGTLSFKEGALELAARAKSGEEIPVEVVLSPVRFDGRAHVAAVVRDIRERKAAEAATAELLDAARRNALLIESMTEGVALHEIVLDDAGRPVDYRFLDVNPAFESILGLRKRDIVGKTVREVLPGVEQAWIDRYGEVALTGVAQRFEDHASALGRWFEVTAYSPQPGQFVTVVTDITYRKKAEQSLKRHNAELERRVAERTRDVERPLEELRAANAALEEAVAMRDDFLRAMSHELRTPLNSVLGFSELLLSGLAGDLDDEQKRQVGFIRASGEQLLTLVNDVLDLSLLRAGQAHVDIAEFDAREMLDEALSGLKMQAEDKGLALAWSVQGEPAVRSDKRRIVQILHNLVGNAVKFTESGEVRVLFVHDSDGVELSVSDTGPGIPAEERGLIFEEFYQVARRGAAKPLGAGVGLSVVKGVAELLGGAVVVESEPGRGSTFRVQLPEIESPFESEEDGTELLRS
- a CDS encoding HEAT repeat domain-containing protein, giving the protein MARASGSEKIALMEEGLRALASAAGAVRLYPPSSPMREEAIGRASSAVAAMASDGPVRLAVDRERFLFDGVPVGEGRPATAALAESLHALQVGQLVIAPGVTAAEVASLVEILSRDARDVRTSGGARAALVAAGAQNLALVEVSLRASEGEGLAGVDLVSAPLDEVAQHVPGACERWRETAATATPHDPVAEALAGVEPAMRDLALARIAQSLLVLDEQTRSRLVQDALQRTPTGAPMEGMLAALATMPPAALARLLRLVADQRGGSTDSLLQEIPLPAEVLREVRALLQPVPESDPARGIPASVDASELAAEAEADEADQFTIEALLREATPASAADRALLTSIEVFERKRGTHSLQALADASVVALRTGAVDRLSDAIALIAQSSDAPDLAETASAAARALAGEAIAAIPRLESAQREAVLRALARISEHVVAIAGAELTAGSEAQALSAAQVLLGLGDKRLVGVAARALEHPATQVRLGVLRALADSGTPEAAEALARAVRHADPETRMAAVREIARAHVDAAMPALMRVLAEDGPLRRNHELKLEILSTIERARPAGAREVVARVAARRPFARKARQVVQRAREVLAALDAEGRDEGTR
- a CDS encoding M20/M25/M40 family metallo-hydrolase, coding for MREGVDDRIRDRVRVLMPQAVEDLRALVAVPSIAFPGYDRAPVLEAARVTARLLERVGCAVQFLEIPDAPPAVFGEIPAPAGAPTVLLYAHYDVQPEGDASAWLSPPFELTERDGRLYGRGAADNKAGIVMHATALQALAGELGIGVKVLVEGEEETGRSGLEEWVLAHPEVVAADVVVVGDMGNWRAGEPTLTTSLRGVTDCTIEVRTLAAPVHSGSYGGPFPDALMALIRALDTLLDENGDVAIDGLTGTSWDGLEPDEGGIAREAGLLDGVSLIGTGTLGERLWAKPSVNVIGIDAPAVEGSRNALVHEARARVSLRVPPSSDPTEAQRLLMEHIRRSVPWNARVRVTPGAVGPGFAADTSGPAYSKAREALREAYGRDPVSLGAGGSIPLVSAFARTLPGAEIILWGPEDGSCAIHAPNESVDREELERATVAEALLLAGLAR
- a CDS encoding HD-GYP domain-containing protein, with the protein product MPRDDRLESNEEIAALAQPATRTPFATAKRLQRARDLARALAVAATNASLYPETHPLVEQSLDALVQAVSDVMDLGFETVTINIYKGTLFIENHVMPEESVTYRKVIEDTLARGISAITLSLGFAQQDALALVSVLNDTDIADAEAAAVALAARGATAVAVSETTDLDETAREAEAQEHKTEARRHYDRALEAMHDVETKAKLGKVFEVEPLQSVVSNLLDMLLKDPAAVLGLTAIKSHDDYTLNHSINVCILSLALGASIGLDAESLKSLGLSALLYDLGKVRIPEDILAKEGPLTADEWQIVKSHTTEGADLLKRIQLVDQMPMVVAYEHHLRHDLQGYPEPKEPREQHLFSKIVALCDAYDAMTTRRPFRREIRPDKALAVLMQGRNKAYDPSLTKALVALLGIYPMGAVVRLSDGTIGVVFRVNRDDLLRPKVKRLIDADGRWLEFPEVVDLRLVSSESGGFALSIEEALPAAEAGIDDVWQYL
- a CDS encoding response regulator transcription factor encodes the protein MARALVVDDERNIRDLVAMYLVAAGFDVDEADDGRIAIEMARQSPYDVVILDVMLPGADGAEVCRSIREASDVPVIMLTARDIESEKVALLEAGADDYVTKPFSPPELVARARAAVRRYRGSPDAEGGVLRAGGLVLDPAAHEVSVDGSSVTLTAREFAILHALMRQPGVVLSRQQILDAAWGFSDFVDERGVDVHIRHIREKIGDDAAEPRFIETIRGVGYRFKRDAR